In Puniceicoccaceae bacterium, one DNA window encodes the following:
- a CDS encoding carbon starvation protein A, with amino-acid sequence MNVLLIALAALILYLVAYHTYGRWLARKIFRLDALAETPAYALEDGNDYVPTPRQVVFGHHFTSIAGTGPIVGPALAVIWGWVPALLWVLFGSILIGAVHDFGSLVISLRNRGQTIGDIAGRVLAPRARFLFLGILFLALTIVLAIFGLVIAAVFRTFPSAIFPCLVQIPLAVMIGLFLHRKGVGLLIPSVVALALMYASVYYGDAGWLGTFNQTLAQWSTITWVMVLLIYSYVASVLPVWALLQPRDYINSLQLLSSLALVLIGLCVAAFVGGVPVEQGGVRPALELAAPAFRLSVEGAPAIFPFLFVTVACGAISGFHCLVSSGTSSKQLRNEKDAQMVGYGSMLTEGFLATLVILACTAGIGLGAHAIAGDANSSIMTGADAYQARYATWSGLNGLGAKVSAFVDGAANLLKVVGIGPAMAVALMGVFVASFAATTLDSACRLQRYVTQELARTSGIRLLQGKHAATLFAIGIAGLIAALPLPGREWTWASAGSGGLILWPLFGATNQLLGGLAFLVILFWLRRRQLPIGFVLLPTVFMLILPASAMLIELTQPSGWIATGQWHLVGIGVATVLLELWMIIEALLAWKSSNGVLETPADS; translated from the coding sequence ATGAATGTTCTGTTGATTGCCCTTGCCGCGTTGATTTTGTATCTTGTCGCCTACCACACCTATGGTCGCTGGCTGGCACGAAAGATTTTCCGCCTGGATGCATTGGCGGAAACTCCTGCCTATGCGCTGGAGGATGGAAATGACTACGTGCCAACTCCGAGACAGGTGGTGTTTGGGCATCACTTCACCTCGATTGCTGGAACGGGGCCGATTGTAGGACCGGCACTCGCGGTAATCTGGGGGTGGGTGCCAGCCCTTTTGTGGGTTTTGTTCGGCTCCATCTTGATTGGGGCGGTGCATGATTTTGGCTCACTGGTGATCTCCCTTCGCAACCGAGGGCAGACGATCGGCGACATCGCAGGGCGGGTGCTCGCACCCAGGGCGCGGTTTCTGTTTCTGGGCATCCTCTTCCTGGCACTGACGATTGTCCTGGCCATTTTTGGATTGGTGATTGCGGCGGTGTTTCGAACGTTCCCCTCTGCGATTTTCCCCTGTCTTGTGCAAATCCCACTGGCGGTCATGATTGGACTTTTCCTGCACCGGAAAGGCGTTGGCCTGCTGATTCCGAGCGTTGTGGCCCTGGCGCTGATGTATGCGAGTGTTTATTATGGGGATGCAGGGTGGCTGGGAACTTTCAACCAAACCCTTGCCCAGTGGAGCACAATCACGTGGGTAATGGTGCTTCTGATCTATTCCTACGTGGCATCGGTGCTTCCGGTATGGGCACTTCTGCAACCACGCGACTACATCAACAGCCTGCAGTTACTGAGTTCGCTTGCGCTCGTGCTGATAGGACTGTGTGTTGCTGCGTTTGTGGGAGGTGTACCGGTGGAGCAAGGTGGAGTGCGCCCAGCACTCGAATTGGCAGCACCGGCCTTTCGGCTGTCAGTTGAAGGAGCACCCGCGATCTTTCCATTTCTCTTTGTGACGGTTGCATGCGGAGCGATTTCCGGGTTTCACTGCCTGGTTTCATCCGGAACTTCGTCGAAACAGCTGCGCAATGAAAAAGACGCGCAGATGGTGGGCTATGGGTCCATGTTGACTGAAGGATTTCTCGCAACCCTGGTGATTCTTGCCTGTACGGCGGGCATCGGACTCGGTGCTCACGCGATTGCGGGTGATGCGAATTCCTCGATCATGACGGGAGCCGATGCATATCAGGCTCGTTATGCGACCTGGAGTGGATTGAATGGACTGGGTGCAAAAGTCAGTGCGTTTGTGGACGGTGCAGCCAATTTGTTGAAAGTGGTTGGCATCGGTCCTGCCATGGCGGTTGCGCTCATGGGGGTGTTTGTGGCCTCGTTTGCTGCAACCACTCTGGACTCTGCCTGCCGTCTGCAGCGTTATGTGACTCAGGAGCTTGCCCGCACCTCTGGGATTCGTCTGTTACAGGGCAAGCATGCGGCGACGCTGTTTGCCATTGGAATTGCGGGGCTGATTGCGGCACTTCCCCTGCCAGGAAGGGAATGGACGTGGGCGTCTGCGGGTTCCGGCGGATTGATTTTGTGGCCCCTGTTTGGTGCGACCAACCAGTTGCTGGGCGGGTTGGCTTTTCTTGTCATTCTGTTCTGGCTCCGTCGTCGGCAGTTGCCCATCGGTTTTGTGCTGCTGCCAACGGTTTTCATGTTGATCCTACCCGCTTCGGCGATGCTGATTGAGCTGACGCAACCCTCCGGCTGGATTGCTACGGGACAATGGCACCTGGTTGGCATTGGAGTGGCGACAGTGTTGCTTGAACTCTGGATGATCATAGAGGCCTTGCTGGCATGGAAATCGAGCAACGGTGTCCTGGAAACCCCGGCTGACAGCTGA
- a CDS encoding DEAD/DEAH box helicase, with translation MSLAPVKHYYSKSSVEAWFRHLTKDWEGYFSQEQLKKGREIYLGNGIREIELSAEDAIVHCEIGDKAYYSVITWSRQGPQVRSSSKKRGRPESIAVAGIYQIEELIGDLISEMPIDLFGEDREDDGEIELEAEDFESIEDAESIPSGKSQEEPATVEVELPQRNRPLVLTFRGSEDGLGFDACWMNPDGVQEPALSIGEDASPVLSELESESLIRLATMARKAGFTLDKETRCFMMPDIGRFIPFLSHVLPKWKAHFTIVRETEVKRLMQGIQPVEVDATVEEFLEGDQQRFEIDWNYKSGGRVFTRQESEVLNSRRGQPVYLPNRGIVQLTDSQVNLLDRWSEFRKEASRQRVERYMILSLFGEGGYNLKLSRGLLHWRKKLFAAPRPVDVNGGFFRDYQHKGVAWMKHVLESGCHCLLADEMGLGKTVQVLGLLAELKKACSQPSIVFCPASVIPVWKSEVQRFFPELNILQVTGQRSIAEANLSEFDLVICSYTQLRRNVELFRETQFRCCVLDEAQVIKNPDTKVSRACFAMRCQYRLAVTGTPIENHYKDIWSIFYFLMPGLLGNRTRFDSMVEGGGEGFSMRLRNQLAPFILRRTKEEVIAELPDKNEMQLNCSMSDVQKKEYTRLVQEGLKRISTDDALDTLQKRSFSFFALLTRLRQVCCDPGLLPWMDVDPSKSAKIQLLVEKLADIYDAGHKVVIFSQFVGLIDRLKTVLEREFPALNLFVLTGKTVDRAKPVEGFQNSANPATILVSLKAGGTGITLHAADYVFLLDPWWNPSVEAQAIDRVHRLGQENPVFVYRVITTGTIEERVQQLQREKREMFRTLIEDLKDVSEHREHLNALKELVALQN, from the coding sequence ATGAGCCTCGCACCCGTAAAACACTACTATAGCAAATCTTCGGTTGAAGCCTGGTTTCGCCACCTGACGAAGGACTGGGAGGGTTATTTTTCGCAGGAACAACTGAAGAAGGGGCGGGAAATTTATCTGGGCAATGGTATTCGTGAAATCGAATTGAGTGCTGAGGATGCCATTGTGCATTGTGAAATCGGGGACAAAGCGTATTATTCGGTGATCACTTGGAGTCGGCAGGGTCCCCAGGTACGTTCGTCCAGCAAAAAAAGAGGTAGACCTGAGTCCATTGCCGTTGCCGGAATTTATCAGATCGAAGAACTCATCGGGGATCTGATCAGCGAAATGCCCATCGATCTGTTTGGCGAAGACAGGGAGGATGATGGGGAAATCGAACTCGAGGCCGAAGATTTTGAGTCGATTGAGGATGCGGAGTCGATCCCATCTGGAAAGAGCCAGGAAGAACCTGCTACAGTGGAGGTTGAATTACCCCAGCGCAATCGACCGCTGGTGCTGACCTTCCGCGGATCTGAGGATGGACTTGGCTTTGATGCGTGCTGGATGAACCCGGATGGCGTGCAGGAACCCGCGCTTTCCATCGGAGAGGATGCCAGTCCGGTGTTGAGTGAACTGGAGAGTGAATCCCTGATTCGACTGGCTACGATGGCGCGAAAGGCGGGCTTCACGCTCGACAAGGAGACACGGTGTTTCATGATGCCCGACATTGGGCGGTTTATCCCGTTTCTCAGCCATGTCCTGCCCAAGTGGAAGGCGCATTTTACCATCGTGCGCGAAACGGAGGTCAAGCGTCTCATGCAGGGCATTCAACCGGTTGAGGTGGACGCTACGGTCGAGGAATTTCTCGAAGGCGACCAGCAGCGTTTTGAGATCGACTGGAACTATAAAAGTGGGGGACGGGTCTTTACCCGACAGGAATCCGAGGTGCTCAACAGCCGTCGCGGTCAACCCGTCTATTTGCCCAATCGCGGCATTGTGCAGCTGACAGATTCCCAGGTCAACCTGTTGGACCGATGGTCGGAGTTTCGCAAGGAAGCTTCCCGACAGCGGGTTGAGCGCTATATGATTCTTTCACTCTTTGGGGAGGGAGGCTACAACCTCAAACTTTCCAGGGGGTTGCTGCACTGGAGGAAAAAACTCTTTGCGGCACCGCGACCAGTGGATGTGAATGGCGGGTTCTTCCGGGACTACCAGCACAAAGGCGTAGCATGGATGAAACACGTGCTGGAGTCGGGTTGCCATTGCCTGCTCGCCGATGAAATGGGTCTGGGAAAAACGGTGCAGGTGCTGGGCTTGCTGGCGGAATTGAAAAAGGCATGCTCACAACCGAGCATTGTGTTTTGTCCCGCCAGCGTGATTCCGGTGTGGAAATCGGAAGTGCAGCGCTTTTTTCCGGAGTTGAATATCCTTCAAGTGACCGGGCAGCGTTCGATTGCGGAGGCGAACCTTTCGGAATTTGATCTGGTGATCTGCAGCTACACTCAACTGCGTCGCAATGTGGAACTGTTTCGGGAAACGCAATTTCGCTGCTGTGTGCTCGATGAGGCCCAGGTGATCAAAAATCCCGACACCAAAGTATCCCGTGCGTGTTTTGCAATGCGCTGCCAGTACCGCCTTGCGGTGACGGGCACCCCGATCGAGAATCACTACAAGGATATCTGGTCGATTTTTTACTTTTTGATGCCCGGATTGCTGGGCAACCGTACCCGCTTTGATAGCATGGTGGAAGGAGGAGGGGAGGGTTTTTCCATGCGATTGCGCAACCAGCTTGCGCCCTTCATCCTGCGTCGCACGAAGGAAGAAGTGATCGCTGAGTTGCCCGACAAAAATGAGATGCAGCTCAACTGCAGCATGTCTGATGTGCAGAAGAAGGAATACACGCGTCTGGTACAGGAGGGACTCAAGCGCATCTCCACTGATGATGCGCTTGATACCCTGCAGAAGCGGTCGTTCAGCTTTTTTGCGCTGCTCACCCGCTTGCGCCAGGTCTGCTGTGATCCGGGCCTGCTTCCGTGGATGGATGTGGATCCTTCCAAAAGCGCCAAGATTCAGTTGCTGGTTGAAAAACTTGCCGACATCTACGATGCGGGCCACAAGGTCGTGATTTTCAGTCAGTTCGTTGGATTGATTGACCGACTCAAGACGGTGTTGGAACGGGAATTTCCCGCACTGAATCTGTTTGTATTGACTGGTAAGACGGTGGATCGTGCGAAACCAGTCGAGGGTTTCCAGAACTCGGCGAATCCGGCAACCATTCTGGTCAGTTTGAAGGCGGGCGGTACGGGAATCACGCTGCATGCTGCAGACTATGTCTTTTTGCTCGACCCGTGGTGGAATCCGTCGGTGGAAGCACAGGCGATTGATCGGGTGCACCGTCTCGGCCAGGAAAATCCGGTCTTCGTCTATCGTGTGATCACGACGGGAACGATTGAGGAGCGAGTGCAGCAGTTGCAGCGGGAAAAACGGGAGATGTTTCGCACGCTCATTGAGGATCTCAAGGATGTCAGTGAGCACCGGGAGCACCTCAACGCGCTGAAGGAGCTTGTCGCACTGCAAAACTGA
- the phoU gene encoding phosphate signaling complex protein PhoU: protein MNRHFYTEKENLRSRLILMGERTTDAFKTALRGLLSERIVDCEQAIEMDLEIDRLEQDIESEAVRYISLRSPVASDLRMVMAALKAAGRFERIGDSARSVARRSKRILSEGRLEVDLLDIEEMAAITLEMLECTKSMILQADREEIDRVCGMDREVDLRNEKNLKGFVEQARQDPFRAAVLFELSHISKTIERVADHVSKVARLMEPLTQEGTDYRHVSSVVL, encoded by the coding sequence ATGAACCGGCATTTTTATACCGAAAAGGAAAACCTGCGCTCTCGTTTGATCCTGATGGGGGAACGCACGACAGATGCGTTTAAGACGGCGCTGCGCGGTTTGCTCAGCGAGCGCATTGTCGATTGTGAACAGGCGATCGAAATGGATTTGGAGATTGATCGACTCGAGCAGGATATTGAGTCTGAAGCAGTGCGCTATATCTCCTTGCGCTCTCCGGTGGCCAGTGATTTGCGCATGGTGATGGCGGCCCTCAAAGCGGCTGGCCGCTTCGAACGCATCGGTGACAGTGCGCGAAGTGTTGCTCGTCGCAGCAAGCGCATCTTGTCCGAAGGTCGTCTTGAAGTGGATCTGCTCGATATTGAGGAAATGGCGGCGATTACACTGGAGATGCTGGAGTGTACGAAATCCATGATTCTGCAGGCCGACCGTGAGGAAATTGATCGCGTGTGTGGCATGGATCGTGAAGTGGATCTGCGCAATGAAAAAAATTTAAAGGGTTTTGTTGAGCAGGCACGACAGGATCCGTTCCGAGCAGCGGTGTTGTTTGAATTATCCCATATTTCCAAAACGATCGAGCGGGTGGCCGATCACGTCTCAAAGGTTGCGCGATTGATGGAACCTCTGACGCAGGAAGGGACCGATTACCGCCACGTTTCCAGCGTGGTTTTGTGA
- a CDS encoding ATP-binding protein, producing MVHPDASSNDSFQAVVEFCRDNQRKHAHQTIEIGERALRNHGDPSDPLHARLQLHVGNAYVACGRVSRAIPLYRDVLAKESTLDKEIIADANICLSSLFLNQGDFHTTSTFLEAALERLPEHGALRKIPHLLYNLAWCQSELRLFEQARNNYIRASDLCDEIGDMTGLHCQILVSLGILCMDMEHWGEADLHLNRALRMSERHEDPQGIANAKAELGRLWQQYRMPEEALQLFDEGIDGFLKLGEQGYAAEVMLYKGQLLSVTTVELASTDSSLILFREALAIAESQQNLMLQQKAHQALSGEYERQGDPAGALHHFKRYHELSQAIESDVSRRRVEHLHLLTDLHCDRVRHDVVLEKNEELAVANQRLARLLDERRELMGLAAHDLKNPLAGILTMVEMLQMHECCKQFADIPSLLEILEISATSAREIIHNILEDDRLEQGNIELKEEPTELVKLCREVIRLHEHRAVAKGIRLQFEPTFSKLVCHVDPFTFRQALENLISNAVKFCSTGNRVDLTLNVGAFIEVAVVDDGPGISESDQGKLFQRFAKLSNKPTGNEGSSGLGLAIVKKLVELNGGTIHCESELGRGTTFRICLPTSA from the coding sequence ATGGTGCACCCGGATGCAAGCTCAAATGATTCGTTTCAGGCGGTCGTCGAGTTTTGTCGGGACAACCAGCGCAAACACGCCCATCAAACCATCGAAATTGGCGAACGTGCCCTGCGCAACCACGGCGATCCATCCGACCCGCTTCATGCCCGACTCCAGTTGCATGTAGGCAATGCCTATGTGGCCTGCGGTAGGGTTTCCCGGGCGATTCCGCTCTACCGTGATGTCTTGGCGAAAGAGAGTACGCTGGACAAGGAGATCATTGCCGATGCCAATATTTGCCTGTCCAGCCTGTTCCTCAATCAGGGGGACTTTCACACCACCTCCACCTTTCTGGAGGCCGCTCTCGAAAGACTGCCCGAACACGGTGCCCTGCGCAAGATTCCGCACCTCCTTTACAATCTGGCCTGGTGCCAGAGCGAACTTCGTTTGTTTGAACAGGCCCGGAACAACTACATTCGGGCGTCAGACCTGTGTGATGAGATCGGTGACATGACAGGACTGCATTGCCAGATCCTGGTCTCGCTGGGCATTCTCTGCATGGACATGGAACACTGGGGGGAGGCCGACCTGCATCTCAATCGGGCGCTGCGCATGAGTGAGCGTCATGAAGATCCCCAGGGAATCGCAAATGCCAAGGCCGAACTGGGTCGACTCTGGCAGCAGTACCGGATGCCAGAGGAAGCCCTGCAGCTGTTTGATGAAGGCATTGATGGATTTCTTAAACTCGGGGAGCAAGGCTATGCGGCGGAGGTAATGCTGTACAAGGGACAGTTGTTGTCGGTAACCACAGTGGAGCTGGCTTCCACGGATTCTTCGCTCATCCTCTTCCGCGAGGCACTGGCGATTGCAGAGTCGCAGCAAAACCTCATGCTGCAGCAAAAGGCACACCAGGCCTTGAGTGGCGAATATGAGCGACAGGGCGATCCCGCTGGCGCTCTGCATCATTTCAAGCGCTACCATGAGCTGAGTCAGGCCATCGAATCCGACGTGAGTCGGCGGCGCGTGGAACACCTGCATCTGCTCACAGACCTGCACTGTGATCGGGTGCGGCATGATGTGGTGCTTGAGAAAAATGAAGAACTGGCGGTTGCCAATCAACGGTTGGCGCGATTGCTCGACGAACGTCGGGAACTGATGGGACTTGCCGCGCATGATCTGAAGAATCCGCTCGCCGGTATTCTCACGATGGTGGAGATGTTGCAGATGCATGAATGCTGCAAACAGTTTGCAGACATTCCATCATTGCTCGAAATTCTTGAAATCAGTGCAACGAGCGCTCGGGAGATCATTCACAACATATTGGAAGATGATCGCCTGGAGCAGGGAAATATTGAATTGAAGGAGGAACCGACCGAACTGGTCAAACTCTGTCGCGAAGTCATTCGCCTGCACGAACACCGTGCGGTTGCCAAAGGCATCCGCCTACAGTTTGAACCGACTTTTTCGAAGTTGGTGTGTCATGTGGACCCGTTTACCTTTCGGCAGGCATTGGAGAATTTGATCTCCAATGCCGTGAAGTTCTGTTCGACCGGAAACCGTGTAGATCTCACGTTGAATGTGGGAGCATTCATCGAGGTTGCCGTCGTGGATGATGGCCCCGGAATTTCAGAGTCGGATCAGGGCAAGCTCTTCCAACGCTTTGCGAAGCTTTCGAACAAACCCACCGGAAATGAAGGCTCATCCGGACTGGGACTCGCCATCGTGAAAAAACTTGTCGAACTCAATGGTGGAACCATTCACTGTGAAAGTGAATTGGGCAGGGGAACGACTTTTCGAATCTGCCTGCCTACCAGTGCATGA
- a CDS encoding GDSL-type esterase/lipase family protein, whose protein sequence is MRSRICYCTRFTLTLSIACLFTSICANADPIEAHPSIAISGRVEFTPDGHALLGYSGTRLRFTYTGGPVSIHLRSHGESNWMQSFINQERQEKLKVDTQWMTLSFPATADTTPQQVELVKATEGAEGLIEIASIEAADTAELLPWTKPEFRRLEFIGDSITCGYGIEAATANASWHPSTQNFCDTYAWHTAHALGADYLVVARSGIGMVRNYDGPYEGSDAALPSLYSRSFFTHPEALWDASRFIPDVVCINLGTNDFSTSGVNPDRFEAAYQNFVEQLLMQYPESTRIVCLLGPMLNDPDVKEGLMRVVKRCNRNLVSPRVFHFELSAQGELGYGADWHPSKAQALRNARELTAYLRGLMHW, encoded by the coding sequence ATGCGATCCCGGATTTGCTACTGTACCCGTTTCACTCTGACCCTATCGATAGCTTGCCTGTTCACCTCCATCTGCGCGAACGCAGATCCCATCGAAGCGCACCCGTCAATCGCCATCAGCGGTCGAGTGGAGTTCACTCCCGATGGCCATGCCCTGCTCGGGTATTCCGGCACCCGCCTGCGTTTCACCTACACGGGCGGCCCCGTCTCCATTCACCTGCGCTCCCACGGTGAGAGCAATTGGATGCAGTCCTTTATCAACCAGGAGCGACAGGAGAAGCTGAAAGTGGATACACAGTGGATGACGCTTTCCTTTCCTGCAACGGCTGACACAACGCCACAACAGGTTGAGCTGGTCAAGGCCACAGAGGGAGCCGAGGGACTCATTGAGATTGCCAGTATCGAAGCAGCAGATACAGCAGAATTGCTGCCGTGGACAAAACCCGAATTCCGTCGTCTGGAATTCATTGGAGACTCCATCACCTGCGGCTACGGAATTGAAGCAGCGACCGCGAACGCATCATGGCATCCGTCAACCCAAAACTTTTGTGATACCTATGCATGGCACACCGCACATGCCCTCGGAGCAGACTACCTGGTCGTTGCCCGCTCCGGCATTGGCATGGTGCGTAACTACGATGGCCCGTATGAGGGAAGTGATGCTGCCTTGCCCAGCCTCTATTCACGCAGTTTTTTTACCCACCCCGAAGCACTTTGGGATGCTTCGCGCTTCATCCCCGATGTCGTTTGTATCAACCTCGGAACCAATGATTTCAGCACCAGCGGGGTCAACCCTGATCGCTTTGAGGCAGCATACCAGAACTTTGTGGAGCAACTGCTCATGCAATACCCTGAATCAACGCGCATCGTCTGTTTGCTGGGACCGATGCTGAACGACCCAGACGTAAAGGAAGGCTTGATGCGGGTGGTAAAGCGCTGCAACCGCAATCTCGTTTCACCTCGGGTCTTTCACTTTGAACTGTCAGCCCAGGGAGAGCTGGGATATGGAGCCGATTGGCATCCCTCCAAAGCCCAGGCACTTCGCAATGCAAGGGAACTGACTGCCTACTTGCGCGGACTCATGCACTGGTAG
- a CDS encoding HipA domain-containing protein, with product MKRICPITYEWTEQPHPFPYTPGGLRKLSPHLKQLQALEQSHDDLRSLAAEQKSDHSFPGSQSKTVMTLAVKQCSFIPDAQRGRYLIKPQDVLHERVPENEAITLHLASVAGIETAPCGLIDTLEPSAGFALWSRRLDRVGQGTTLPLIPFASLLPDAESVSMESMVAILNAHTTFPMKERAAFFQTVLFNFLVGNSGMHAGKWHLLTDASGITRLAPRFGLRNTQLTEPGGLECSLPLGSNGHRVDKATLLNYLGQELLGLPESFVNQSVNGLLHHSIAWKLALERSYLLPRQKFDYQLLLTERCNRLR from the coding sequence ATGAAACGCATTTGCCCCATCACCTATGAATGGACCGAACAACCCCATCCCTTTCCCTACACCCCGGGAGGTCTTCGCAAGCTCAGCCCTCACCTGAAGCAGCTCCAGGCATTGGAGCAGAGCCATGACGATCTGCGCTCACTCGCTGCCGAACAAAAATCCGACCATAGCTTTCCCGGATCACAGTCAAAGACTGTCATGACGCTCGCCGTCAAACAATGCAGCTTCATCCCTGACGCCCAACGCGGTCGCTACCTGATCAAACCACAGGATGTCCTGCACGAACGTGTACCCGAAAATGAGGCCATCACCCTACACCTCGCTAGCGTTGCCGGGATTGAAACGGCACCGTGTGGCCTCATTGATACCCTCGAACCCAGTGCGGGGTTTGCACTCTGGTCGCGTCGCCTGGATCGCGTCGGCCAAGGCACTACTCTGCCGCTCATCCCCTTTGCGAGTTTGCTGCCTGATGCAGAGTCGGTCAGTATGGAGTCAATGGTGGCAATTCTCAATGCGCACACCACCTTTCCCATGAAGGAACGGGCCGCATTTTTCCAAACCGTGCTGTTCAATTTCCTTGTCGGGAACTCTGGCATGCACGCAGGCAAGTGGCACCTGCTGACAGACGCTTCGGGCATTACCCGCCTCGCTCCCCGATTTGGGCTGCGCAATACACAGCTCACAGAACCCGGAGGCCTGGAGTGCTCCCTGCCGCTGGGGTCAAACGGACATCGCGTCGACAAGGCAACCCTGCTCAACTATCTGGGCCAAGAATTGCTGGGGCTTCCCGAATCCTTCGTCAATCAAAGCGTGAATGGACTACTGCACCACTCCATCGCCTGGAAGCTGGCACTCGAGCGAAGCTACCTACTGCCCAGACAAAAATTCGACTATCAGCTTCTGCTCACGGAGCGCTGCAATCGCCTGCGCTGA
- a CDS encoding helix-turn-helix domain-containing protein: protein MIRQTRKAAQLSQSELAALSGLSRAIISQLENGKSTVRLDVIEKILRTLNMELWLKAPHQSDSQRIF from the coding sequence ATGATCCGACAAACCCGCAAAGCTGCGCAGCTTTCCCAATCCGAGCTGGCAGCACTCTCGGGATTGAGTCGCGCCATCATTTCCCAGTTGGAAAATGGGAAATCGACCGTTCGCCTCGATGTCATTGAGAAAATCCTGCGAACCCTGAACATGGAACTGTGGTTGAAGGCACCCCATCAATCCGATTCGCAGCGTATTTTTTGA